DNA sequence from the Paenibacillus physcomitrellae genome:
CAATCCTTTTTTTGAAATTTGGGCGGGGTGCGGGGAGAACAGCTGTCGAACCCGATCTTTTTTCCCGGAATGTACGTAGTAAGAGGTTTATCTTATAATAAGAGTTATAGGTTTTAAGAACCATAAAATGGGAAAATGGAATGGAATGCCGAGGAGGATTCGGATTGCTTAAAACGGCTGGTATTCACCATATCACGGCTTACGCGCAGGACGTTCAGTCCAGCGTTGACTTCTATGCAGGACTTCTGGGACTGCGGCTGATCAAACAAACGGTTCATTTTGAAGCCCCGGATGTTTATCATTTGTATTTCGGCAACGAATTCGGCCAGCCGGGCACGATTCTGTCTTTGTTATGCCGGGAGGATTTCCCTGCGGGCAGGCTGGGCGGAGGCCAGGTGGGCGTTATCGTATTTATGGTGCCTGCGGGCGGACTGCTGTTTTGGCGCCAAAGGTTGAAAAAGTACAAAATCGACTTCATGGAAACCCGCCGATTTGGGAGGGATTATGTCCGTTTCACCGATCTGAGCGGGATGCTGATTGATCTGGTGGAGCTTGAGGCTGGAGCCGTTCCGGCGGCTGTCCGGAGCACGGCTCAGGGTCCGATTCCAGAGGCTTATGCGATCCGCGGCATCGACGGGGTGCTGCTGTTCAGCCGCAAGCCGGATCAGACGGCGGATGTGCTGGAGCTTGTGCTTGGCCTGCTCTACAAGGGCAGTGAAGAAGGGATAGCCCGGTATGAGACCCATGGAGGACTGGGCAGCCGGATCGATTTGAGCATCGAGCCGATTCCGGCCGGGACGGCTGGCGCTGGTGTTGTGCAGCATTTAGCCTGGTGCACCAGCGATGCCAGCGAACAGATTTTGTGGCAGGAGCAGCTGAAGGAAAGCGGGCTTGATCCGACGCCGGCGATCAACATGGAGTATTACAAGACGGTGAGGTTCCGCGAGCCTGGCGGGATTCTTTTTCAGATGGCGACGGAGGTTCCCGGCTTTCAAACGGATGAAACGGCAGGCGAGCTGGGCCGGGAGCTGATGCTGCCAGACAAGCTGGAAATGCAGAGATCGTCCATTGAGCGAAGACTGCCGGAATTTCAACTGCGCGAGTTTAGCTAGGATAATAGGGATAATAAGGCCATGATCGGCAAAAGAAACTTCCCCTGCTGTCCACCCGAGGTGGTACAATAGGAGTATTAAGCAAACAAGGTGCAGCAAATCGAATATATTATCAGAAAAGCGGAGTGTGGAGACCAAGATGAAACAGACAGACAAACCGAAGACCGCCTCTTCCGCGTCTGTGGGCATGGAAGATATCGTACGGGCGCATCACGTGCTGCGCGAGGTAATCGTGCGGACCCCGCTGCAGCGGGATGCCGTCTTATCGGCGAAATACGACTGCAATGTGTATTTGAAGAGAGAGGACCTGCAAATCGTCCGTTCTTTCAAAATCCGCGGAGCCTATAATATGATCCGGAGCTTGACTCCGGAGGAGAGCGCCCGCGGCATTGTCTGCGCTAGCGCGGGGAATCACGCGCAGGGCTTCGCTTTTTCCTGCAATGCGCTTGGGATCCAGGGGAAAATCTACATGCCGGCTACGACGCCTAACCAGAAGGTGACTCAGGTGAAACGTTTTGGCGGGAAACATGTCGAGGTGATCCTGACGGGGGATACGTACGACGATGCTTACGAGGAATCGATGAAGGCCTGCCGCGAACAGGGCATGACGTTTATTCACCCGTTCGATAATGAGAAAATTGTAGCCGGCAACGGGACGATCGGCATGGAGATTATGGAGGATTTGAAGCAGCCTGCCGATTTCGTGTTCGTGACCATTGGCGGCGGCGGTTTGGTGTCCGGTGTAGGTGCTTATATGAAAATGGTTGCCCCTACCACCAAAGTGATCGGGGTTGAACCTCTTGGTGCGGCTTCGATGACGGAAGCGCTGAAGCAGGACAAGGTCGTTACGCTGGATTCGATCGACAAGTTCGTTGACGGTGCAGCGGTTAAACGGGTCGGGGATCTGAACTTTGAAATCGCCAAAACCGTGCTGGACGATGTGATCAAGGTACCGGAAGGCAAAGCCTGCACCACCATCCTGGAGCTCTACAACGAAAATGCGATCGTCGTCGAACCTGCAGGTTCGCTGCCTGTGGCAGCTCTCGACATGTACCGCGAGCAGATTAAAGGCAAGACAGTCGTCTGCGTCATTAGCGGCGGCAACAACGATATCGACCGGATGCAGGAAATGAAGGAGCGTTCGCTGATTTATGAGGGGCTGAAGCATTATTTTATGGTCAATTTCCCTCAGCGGGCGGGAGCGCTGCGCGAATTTCTTGCGGATATTTTGGGGCCGAATGATGACATTACGCGGTTTGAATATACGAAGAAAAACAACAAGGAAAACGGTCCGGCGCTTGTCGGCATCGAGCTGATGAACAAGGAAGACTATCTTCCGCTCATCCGCCGCATGGAAGCCAAGGGCATTCCGTATACGGAGCTGAACCGTGACCTGAATTTGTTTAACCTGCTGATTTAAGCGGAATAGACAGGTAAATTGATAGGTGAATAGACAGGTAAATTGGAAAGAGACGAAGAAGGACAGAACCAGCTGGGGGCAGTTGACCAGGCTGGAGCTGTTCTTTTTTTGCGTCCAAAGCTTTTTTCCAGAATAATCATCATTCACTCTTTACATGCATACATTATTAGTGTACTATTTAACTATAACACTGACACGATAATACAGAAGATGATGAAACATCATCCGGCAACGGAAGAAAGGGGCGGCGAGCAGATGAGCCTGGAATTTGATAACAACACACCGATCTATCTGCAGATCATGAATTACTTCAAGCGGCAGATCGTAAATGGAAGCCTTGCGCCCGGAGATAAAATTCCATCCGTACGGGAGCTGGCAGCCGAGCTGCAGATTAATCCGAATACCATCCAGCGGACTTTTCAGGAGCTGGAACGGGAAGAGATCGTAGAGACCCGGCGCGGACTGGGGAGATTCGTGACAAGTGAGGGATCGAAGATTATGGAGATCAAGAAAGAGATGGCCGGCGACCTGCTGGAGAAGTTTGTTCAGGGGATGAAGGAGCTGGGCTTCGCGGACAGGGACATTGTGTCCATAGTGTCAGAAGCTGTAGCGTATGAAGGTAAGGGGGAGAACCATGAACGCCATGAATCATGAGGCAGCGAATCTAAATACCCGGGCACAGCTTTCGGACGGTAAGCCCATCCTGAGTATCAGACAGGTATCCAAAAGCTACGGGAGCAAGCAGGCGTTAAACAATATCACCTTTGACATTGAGCCGGGCCACATTGTAGGGCTTCTCGGCACGAATGGCAGCGGTAAAAGCACGCTGATGAGAATCGCCGCGGGACTGGTGCAGCCAAGCGCCGGATCGGCGCAGGTATGCGGGGAGCCGATTGGCATCCGAACCAAAGGGATGGTCTCCTTCATGCCGGATGTGCCGGTGACCGAGGATTGGATGAAGGTGCAGGACGCGATCAGCTACTACCGTGATTTCTATGCTGACTTTGACAAAGCGAAGGCGTCCGAAATGCTGCAGTTCATGAAGTTAAATCCGCGCGACCGGGTAAACTCCTTGTCCAAAGGGATGCTGGAGCGGCTGCAGCTGACCCTTGCGTTGTCCCGCAGAGCGCGCCTTTATTTGCTGGATGAGCCGATCGGCGGCGTCGATCCGGTGGCCCGCGGCAAAATACTGGATGCGATTCTTGAGTTCTATGATGAAGACAGCAGCATTGTGATTACGACCCATTTGGTACGGGATATCGAGCGGATTTTTGATCAGGTGGCGTTGATCCGGAACGGGGAACTGGTGCTGATGGACGAAGTGGAGACGCTGCGGACGAAGACGGGAAAAAGCGTTGACGAATTATTTAGAGAGGTGTTTGCCGAATGATCCGTTTGCTCAAATACGATTGGAAAAGAAATGCAGTGTTCCTGCTAAGCGCTTTGGCTTTGTTTGTCATCCTTGAGATTGCGACAGAGCTGTTTATAGACAATCAGGAGGAGGCCCTGGTTCTGTCATTCATAGGATATTTCTCGGCGGCGGTCATTATTGTTGTAGTCACCATTAGATCTTATGCTCGTAATATTATCTCGGCCAGCCGGCGTATGCTGCCGGTAGGCAGCCTGCAGCATATTTTATCCCCTTTGGTGATGGGACTGCTGGGGGCTTTAATCCTCGGTTTGGTGTTTCTGTTCCACTACTCGGTAAGCGGCATGTTCAAGTCGTATCCTCCGTTTGATGCGCTGCTTGATGTCAATCCGGGCAAAATGGTGCTGATAGCTGCTGCAAGTCTTGAGGCAGCGATGTTCCAGCTGCTCATCTTCTTCCTGGCTTATACAATTGGCCGCAGCTTCCACACCAAAGGAAGAGCTGCAATTATGGTAATCTCCTTTCTAATCCTTCAGAATGGACTGGATTGGCTCGAGAGTGCTCTTAAGTTACCGCAATTCGGATGGATACAGTATGGATTGTACAACGAATCAAATTCTTCGGCTTCCGTAATCCCCGATATTTTAAATTCGTATAGCCTGGGTTCCTTGTACGGTTCGACGGTATTTGAACTGATCGTCAGCGTGATCATGATTGTGGTTATGGTCAAGCTGCTGGATAAGCGGGTGGAAACGAAATAAGAGGCCGCGATAGGGCAGAACGCTTAAAGCTGGATCGAACTTCTATAGCCAGATCGGGCTAACAGACAAAAAAGAACAAGGAGCATTTTTCCAGCGGGCTCAAACGCCCACGGAAATGCTCCTTTTGTGTTTCCACTGCGGGCTTATCCGTGGTAGTCTAAGGGACAAGAATGACGATTCGGAAGGGGAACAGGAACATGGATGAGAAAGACGCCGCCATGCTGCGTTATCTGGCAGAGGGACAAAGCCTGACCCGGACAGCAGAACGGCTGTATGTAACACAGCCCGCGCTTACCTACCGGCTCCAGCAGATGGAGCGGGAATTCGGCGTGCCGCTGATCGTCAAGCATGCCAGAGGAACGCATCTGACTCCGGAGGGAGAAGCGCTTGCCGCCCATGCGCGCAGAATGAGTGAAGAGCTGGCCCGGGTGAAGGACGAGCTGCAGGGTATGCGGGGCCGGATTAAAGGCACTCTCAGGCTGGGCGTATCCAGTTATTTTGGACTGTATATGCTGCCGCCGCTGCTGAAGAAATTCCGGGATTTGTATCCCGAGGTGCAGTTTGATGTGACGTGCGCGCTCAGCTCGGAAGTGATGGAGCTGCTCCACGGACGCGAGATTCATCTTGGCATTGTGCGCGGGGATTATCCTTGGCCGGAGGGACGGCGTCTTCTGCATGACGAGCCGATTTGTCTGATCGCTGAACAACAGCTTGACCTTGCAGGCCTTCCTGCTTTGCCGCTGATCCAATATTCCGACCCGAGGGGCGGAGCCGCGCGGCAGACGCCTTCCTCTTTCGTGCAGGACATTCAGGCCTGGTGGAGAGAACGTTACGACGAGCCGCCGCATGTGGTGATGAAGGTGGATGCCTATGAGACCTGCCGGGAAATGGTCAAGCATGGATTGGGTTATTCGTTTGTTCCCCGCGTGTTTGTGCCCCGGGGAAGCGGGCTGTACACGCATGAGCTTGCGCGTCTGGACGGAACGCCGCTGAGGCGGAGTACGTGGATGCTGTACCGTGAACCGTCCTTGGAGCTTGCAACGGTCAGCCGGTTTATTGCTTTTATGCAGGAGGAGCACGGTGAAGGCGGCCATGCCTTTGAAGCGGCCAGAGGGGACTGACTGATCTGTGGAGGCGGATCAAGGGACTGATCTGGAGTTGAACTAGGAGACTGATCTAGTTTAGGAGCCTGGTCAAAGAGACGTAAAACTCAGGTGTTTTGACGGCTGTGTGATAAAAGCTAAAGCGGGCTTGTTTTTTGTCAGGTGCCTTTCCAGGGGGAGGGCGCTTTTTTGTTTTCCTAGGATTTGCAGCTTACATAAAATATTTTTAAGTTTGATACGAAAAAATATTAATTTTACTTATCCATCTAAAGAACTTAATATAATTCATAAAAATGAATAAATATACGGACGGATAATCAAGCGGAAAACAAGAAGTCAAAAACAAAGAGGGATAACCAAGCATAGAAATAGCTTGTCCCATCGAGAACAAAGGAAGGTTAACAGCATGCCGAACAAGGTGCCGAACAAGGAACAGAAGCAGAAAATTGAACAAGCCGTACATGCAATCGATGAACAGCTGCGCGCGATCGCCAAGGAAATCCATGCCGATCCGGAGCTCAGCTTTCATGAATACCGGGCCCAGCGCAGGCTGACTGCACCGCTTGAGGAGGCGGGATTTGTCATAGAAACCGGACTGGCCGGATTGGAAACGTCGTTCCGGGCCAGCTGGAGCGGCAGCGGGGCAGAAGGCGCGTCAGACGTGGAAGGCGAGAGCGGCGGGAAAGGCGCGGCAGGCGGACCAACGATCGCCCTGCTGGCGGAATATGACGCGCTGCCGGGTGTAGGCCATGCCTGCGGGCATAACCTGATCGGCACCTCCGCCATAGGTGCGGCGCTGGCTCTGAAAGCAGCGTGTCCGGATTTGCCCGGACGGATCGTCGTGCTCGGCACGCCTGCCGAAGAAGAAGGCGGAGGCAAGATCATCATGAGCGAAGCGGGCATCTTTGATGACGTGGACGCGGTCATGATGTGCCATCCGCAGGAGAAAACGATGGTGCTGCGCGGCGGACTCGCCTGCGTGGACGCTACGTTTACGTTCCATGGCAAGCAGGCGCATGCCTCGTCGTCGCCGGAACGCGGGATCAGCGCGCTGGACGCTATGATCAACGCTTTTGTGGCGATCAACTCGATCCGCCAGTTCGTGAAGGATGACGTTCGTATCCACGGCATCATTACCAAAGGCGGGGATGCGCCGAACGTCGTGCCGGAGCTGTGCGAGGCGGTGTTCATCCTGCGGGCGGCTACGGTTGACGGTCTG
Encoded proteins:
- a CDS encoding VOC family protein, yielding MLKTAGIHHITAYAQDVQSSVDFYAGLLGLRLIKQTVHFEAPDVYHLYFGNEFGQPGTILSLLCREDFPAGRLGGGQVGVIVFMVPAGGLLFWRQRLKKYKIDFMETRRFGRDYVRFTDLSGMLIDLVELEAGAVPAAVRSTAQGPIPEAYAIRGIDGVLLFSRKPDQTADVLELVLGLLYKGSEEGIARYETHGGLGSRIDLSIEPIPAGTAGAGVVQHLAWCTSDASEQILWQEQLKESGLDPTPAINMEYYKTVRFREPGGILFQMATEVPGFQTDETAGELGRELMLPDKLEMQRSSIERRLPEFQLREFS
- the ilvA gene encoding threonine ammonia-lyase IlvA, yielding MKQTDKPKTASSASVGMEDIVRAHHVLREVIVRTPLQRDAVLSAKYDCNVYLKREDLQIVRSFKIRGAYNMIRSLTPEESARGIVCASAGNHAQGFAFSCNALGIQGKIYMPATTPNQKVTQVKRFGGKHVEVILTGDTYDDAYEESMKACREQGMTFIHPFDNEKIVAGNGTIGMEIMEDLKQPADFVFVTIGGGGLVSGVGAYMKMVAPTTKVIGVEPLGAASMTEALKQDKVVTLDSIDKFVDGAAVKRVGDLNFEIAKTVLDDVIKVPEGKACTTILELYNENAIVVEPAGSLPVAALDMYREQIKGKTVVCVISGGNNDIDRMQEMKERSLIYEGLKHYFMVNFPQRAGALREFLADILGPNDDITRFEYTKKNNKENGPALVGIELMNKEDYLPLIRRMEAKGIPYTELNRDLNLFNLLI
- a CDS encoding GntR family transcriptional regulator is translated as MSLEFDNNTPIYLQIMNYFKRQIVNGSLAPGDKIPSVRELAAELQINPNTIQRTFQELEREEIVETRRGLGRFVTSEGSKIMEIKKEMAGDLLEKFVQGMKELGFADRDIVSIVSEAVAYEGKGENHERHES
- a CDS encoding ABC transporter ATP-binding protein, with the translated sequence MNHEAANLNTRAQLSDGKPILSIRQVSKSYGSKQALNNITFDIEPGHIVGLLGTNGSGKSTLMRIAAGLVQPSAGSAQVCGEPIGIRTKGMVSFMPDVPVTEDWMKVQDAISYYRDFYADFDKAKASEMLQFMKLNPRDRVNSLSKGMLERLQLTLALSRRARLYLLDEPIGGVDPVARGKILDAILEFYDEDSSIVITTHLVRDIERIFDQVALIRNGELVLMDEVETLRTKTGKSVDELFREVFAE
- a CDS encoding LysR family transcriptional regulator translates to MDEKDAAMLRYLAEGQSLTRTAERLYVTQPALTYRLQQMEREFGVPLIVKHARGTHLTPEGEALAAHARRMSEELARVKDELQGMRGRIKGTLRLGVSSYFGLYMLPPLLKKFRDLYPEVQFDVTCALSSEVMELLHGREIHLGIVRGDYPWPEGRRLLHDEPICLIAEQQLDLAGLPALPLIQYSDPRGGAARQTPSSFVQDIQAWWRERYDEPPHVVMKVDAYETCREMVKHGLGYSFVPRVFVPRGSGLYTHELARLDGTPLRRSTWMLYREPSLELATVSRFIAFMQEEHGEGGHAFEAARGD
- a CDS encoding M20 family metallopeptidase; this encodes MPNKVPNKEQKQKIEQAVHAIDEQLRAIAKEIHADPELSFHEYRAQRRLTAPLEEAGFVIETGLAGLETSFRASWSGSGAEGASDVEGESGGKGAAGGPTIALLAEYDALPGVGHACGHNLIGTSAIGAALALKAACPDLPGRIVVLGTPAEEEGGGKIIMSEAGIFDDVDAVMMCHPQEKTMVLRGGLACVDATFTFHGKQAHASSSPERGISALDAMINAFVAINSIRQFVKDDVRIHGIITKGGDAPNVVPELCEAVFILRAATVDGLKTVREKVYRAVRSAAEGVGAEVEIAEGLIYAERNNNKALAGLFRGNLEAMGLEVSDPPQSGGVGSSDIGNVSRVTAAIHPYIRLGDAGTHTPEFAALAGGEAGMLYLNQAARALALTAYDLIADPQALQRVREEFEAWKLEGEQT